One stretch of Variovorax sp. 54 DNA includes these proteins:
- a CDS encoding DUF4148 domain-containing protein: MKTSQILAAAALSLFAAAGAQAETYEGVNTAVSTKSRDEVNAEAALTASSPNQNVPRGSRGPETIAVSKDRAIVEAEAVRTAYAPDQNVGAGSRVNSKVISNMLHPMDGGAQAQKSSGAVAK; the protein is encoded by the coding sequence ATGAAGACCTCGCAAATCCTCGCTGCTGCCGCCCTATCCCTTTTCGCTGCCGCTGGCGCCCAAGCCGAAACCTATGAAGGCGTAAACACCGCCGTCTCAACCAAGAGCCGTGACGAAGTCAACGCCGAAGCCGCTCTCACTGCATCGTCCCCGAACCAGAATGTGCCCCGTGGTTCACGCGGCCCGGAAACGATTGCCGTGTCGAAGGACCGCGCCATTGTCGAAGCCGAAGCCGTTCGCACCGCCTACGCTCCCGACCAAAACGTGGGCGCGGGCTCGCGCGTCAACAGCAAGGTGATCTCGAACATGCTGCACCCGATGGATGGGGGCGCTCAGGCCCAGAAAAGTTCGGGTGCCGTCGCCAAGTAA
- a CDS encoding TetR family transcriptional regulator, which produces MPRRTHKEAQQTRQRILNAASLAFCSNGVSATSLEDVARRARVTRGAVYWHFKNKHALLAELLGSIRFPIEHVEEEGTLREACDTLTTALLETARSHSIRRVLRILLCKVEWTEAQPYVQRRIVLVRRQMDAYLMKVFSQALARGELRPDLTLIDLSLLADAFQMGITGLLFEFAQSRPSLRDELRVKSVIRILYEFCAKTENSTGALPIDVPAES; this is translated from the coding sequence ATGCCCAGGAGAACTCACAAGGAGGCGCAGCAGACACGGCAACGAATCCTGAATGCAGCGTCTCTGGCTTTCTGCAGCAACGGCGTGTCGGCTACTTCCCTGGAAGACGTTGCACGCAGGGCACGAGTGACGCGTGGCGCAGTCTACTGGCACTTCAAGAATAAGCACGCATTGCTCGCGGAACTGTTGGGAAGCATCCGCTTTCCGATCGAGCACGTCGAAGAGGAAGGCACCTTGAGGGAAGCGTGTGACACCCTGACGACCGCTCTACTGGAAACGGCCAGGAGCCACTCCATCCGCAGGGTGCTCCGGATCCTTCTGTGCAAAGTCGAGTGGACCGAGGCCCAGCCATACGTCCAGCGTCGTATCGTGCTGGTGCGCAGACAGATGGATGCCTACCTCATGAAGGTATTTTCCCAAGCCCTTGCGCGCGGAGAGCTCAGGCCCGATCTCACACTGATCGACCTCAGCCTACTCGCTGACGCCTTTCAAATGGGCATAACCGGGCTGCTCTTTGAGTTCGCTCAGTCCCGCCCCAGCTTGCGGGACGAACTGCGCGTGAAATCAGTGATACGCATCCTCTATGAATTCTGCGCGAAGACAGAGAACTCGACTGGCGCATTGCCTATCGACGTACCGGCTGAATCGTGA
- a CDS encoding phosphocholine-specific phospholipase C, with product MTPFNRRTFLRAAAASAALGPLPPAIQRALAIPANNATGTINDVEHVIILMQENRSFDHYYGTMPGVRGFSDRFTIPMASGKPVWIQQGSTDNVQPFYLDASKGNALRVGGAHDWGDQQAAWDGGRMAAWPKAKNTKISMGYLQQSDLPFHWALANAFTICDAYHTSIHTGTFTNRMFLWSGTNGANVVGRACVTNANWGGLGPSADGLNWTTYPERLEAAGVRWKVYTRPGNNSNNNQLVAFASYRAVNELLRTQGSPNAAYSPAMEAQSPLYKGFGNTMPDGGYLQAVADDIAAGTLPQVSWIVAPGPYSEHPSMSVPGQGAWYIQTLLDMLTANPEVWSKTVLIINFDENDCFFDHMPPPSPPWRNADGTYAGKSTVDIASEYYTMPAPPGDTSQRTPDGRSFGASSRLPMLVISPWSVGGWVNSQVFDHTSTLRFLEQRFGVRETNISPWRRAVFGDLMSCFDFRNPNSAKPALVSAPTRKQADDTLSQQVTAPGVPVPAVGSVPLPSQALAVRPSRALPYHLHTSANVDLPNGQVWLTFSNTGTQGAVFHVYDELSLSRYPRRFTVEAGKMISDTWAAVTDNAGKYSLWVLGPNGYHRCFKGDLGGLSSGPNPEVRVCYDHGGNAIYLTIMNMGNAPATLVVNSNAYRSDGPWTYTVAPGMQVEPSWSLAGSNSWYDFTLVMGGGFERRFAGRLETGKDGVSDPAMGVAAG from the coding sequence ATGACGCCATTCAATCGCCGCACCTTCCTGCGCGCCGCCGCGGCCAGCGCCGCGCTCGGTCCGCTTCCGCCGGCCATCCAGCGTGCACTGGCCATCCCGGCCAACAACGCGACGGGCACCATCAACGACGTCGAGCACGTCATCATCCTGATGCAGGAGAACCGCTCGTTCGACCATTACTACGGCACCATGCCCGGCGTGCGGGGCTTCAGCGACCGCTTCACCATCCCGATGGCTTCGGGCAAGCCAGTGTGGATCCAACAGGGCAGCACCGACAACGTGCAGCCGTTTTACCTCGATGCGAGCAAGGGCAACGCATTGCGTGTCGGTGGCGCGCACGACTGGGGTGACCAGCAGGCCGCCTGGGACGGCGGCCGCATGGCCGCGTGGCCGAAGGCCAAGAACACCAAGATCTCGATGGGATACCTGCAGCAGTCCGACCTGCCGTTTCACTGGGCGTTGGCCAACGCGTTCACCATCTGTGATGCGTATCACACCTCCATTCACACGGGCACCTTCACCAACCGCATGTTCCTATGGAGCGGCACCAACGGCGCGAACGTCGTCGGCCGTGCCTGCGTGACCAACGCCAACTGGGGCGGCCTCGGCCCCTCCGCCGACGGCCTGAACTGGACGACCTACCCCGAGCGCCTGGAGGCGGCCGGCGTGCGCTGGAAGGTCTACACCCGTCCGGGCAACAACAGCAACAACAACCAACTGGTGGCATTCGCCTCCTACCGTGCTGTCAATGAGCTGCTCCGGACGCAGGGCTCGCCGAACGCGGCTTACTCACCGGCGATGGAAGCGCAGTCGCCGCTGTACAAGGGCTTCGGCAACACCATGCCGGACGGCGGCTACTTGCAGGCCGTGGCCGACGACATCGCCGCGGGCACGTTGCCGCAAGTGAGTTGGATCGTCGCGCCGGGACCCTACAGCGAGCATCCGAGCATGTCGGTTCCGGGGCAGGGCGCCTGGTATATCCAGACGCTGCTGGATATGCTCACTGCCAATCCGGAGGTATGGAGCAAGACCGTGCTGATCATCAACTTCGACGAGAACGACTGCTTCTTCGACCACATGCCGCCGCCTTCCCCACCGTGGCGCAATGCCGACGGCACCTATGCGGGCAAGTCGACAGTCGATATCGCCAGCGAGTACTACACGATGCCGGCGCCGCCCGGTGACACGAGCCAGCGCACACCCGACGGCAGGTCGTTCGGCGCCAGCTCGCGCCTGCCGATGCTCGTGATTTCCCCGTGGAGCGTCGGCGGCTGGGTCAACTCGCAGGTGTTCGACCACACATCGACCCTGCGCTTTCTGGAGCAGCGTTTCGGCGTGCGTGAAACCAACATCAGCCCGTGGCGCCGCGCTGTGTTCGGAGACCTGATGTCGTGCTTCGACTTCCGCAATCCGAACAGCGCCAAGCCCGCGCTGGTGAGCGCACCGACCAGGAAGCAGGCCGACGACACCCTGTCGCAGCAGGTGACCGCGCCTGGAGTGCCCGTGCCCGCGGTGGGCTCGGTGCCGTTGCCGTCGCAGGCCCTCGCCGTGCGGCCTTCGCGCGCCTTGCCCTACCACCTGCACACGAGCGCCAATGTCGACCTGCCCAACGGGCAGGTGTGGCTCACGTTCAGCAACACGGGCACCCAGGGCGCCGTGTTCCATGTGTACGACGAGCTAAGCCTGTCACGCTACCCCCGACGCTTCACCGTGGAAGCCGGCAAGATGATCTCCGATACATGGGCCGCAGTGACCGACAACGCGGGCAAGTACAGCCTCTGGGTGCTTGGGCCCAACGGCTATCACCGGTGCTTCAAGGGCGACCTGGGTGGTCTGTCGAGCGGACCGAACCCGGAAGTGCGCGTGTGCTACGACCATGGCGGCAACGCCATCTACCTGACAATTATGAACATGGGCAACGCCCCGGCAACGCTGGTGGTGAATTCCAACGCCTACCGCAGCGACGGGCCGTGGACCTACACCGTGGCGCCCGGCATGCAGGTGGAGCCGTCGTGGTCGCTCGCGGGCTCCAACAGCTGGTACGACTTCACGCTGGTCATGGGCGGCGGCTTCGAGCGGCGATTCGCCGGCCGCCTGGAGACTGGCAAGGACGGCGTGAGCGATCCGGCCATGGGCGTGGCCGCCGGATAG
- a CDS encoding LysR substrate-binding domain-containing protein encodes MTLNQIRAFIAVAHDGGFTAAARTLGMSHSTLNSQIQMMEREYGAELFHRRGRRVELSALGLEMLPLARRMIALEGDMSALLDESGKLHRGSLKIGAVGPFHVTEMIEAYHALHPRIKISVALGNSEIVLDALDKYVSDVGVLASRLPDERYHTQLYARYPVIAFVHVDHPFAKRESIALKELSGQPLLMREPGSTTRKALEDALLKQRVTVQVAMEIGSREALREAVARELGIGTVSQSEYVPDPRLRPVRIEGDVVSTHIHVCCLRERRDSRLISSFFDAIETRLGKV; translated from the coding sequence GTGACGCTCAATCAGATCCGCGCCTTCATCGCGGTCGCACACGATGGTGGCTTCACGGCCGCTGCGCGTACGCTGGGCATGAGCCACAGCACGCTTAACTCGCAGATACAGATGATGGAGCGCGAGTACGGCGCCGAACTGTTCCACCGCCGCGGCCGGCGTGTGGAGCTGTCCGCGTTGGGTCTGGAGATGCTGCCGCTGGCGCGGCGGATGATCGCGCTCGAAGGCGACATGAGCGCGCTGCTGGACGAAAGCGGCAAGTTGCACCGGGGCTCGCTGAAGATCGGCGCGGTCGGCCCCTTTCATGTCACCGAGATGATCGAGGCCTATCACGCCCTCCACCCGCGCATCAAGATTTCCGTCGCCCTCGGCAACTCCGAGATCGTGCTGGATGCCTTGGACAAATACGTGAGCGACGTCGGCGTACTGGCGAGCCGGCTCCCCGATGAGCGCTATCACACGCAGCTCTATGCGCGCTATCCGGTGATCGCGTTCGTGCATGTGGATCATCCGTTCGCCAAGCGAGAATCCATTGCGCTGAAAGAGCTGTCGGGGCAGCCGCTGCTGATGCGCGAACCGGGCTCGACGACCCGCAAGGCCCTTGAAGATGCACTACTAAAGCAGCGCGTGACTGTTCAGGTCGCGATGGAAATCGGAAGCCGTGAAGCGCTGCGCGAGGCCGTGGCCAGGGAACTGGGCATCGGCACGGTTTCCCAGTCCGAATATGTGCCCGATCCGCGCTTGAGACCGGTACGGATCGAAGGCGACGTCGTCTCGACGCATATCCACGTGTGCTGTCTGCGCGAGCGAAGAGACAGCCGGCTCATCTCGTCATTCTTCGATGCGATCGAAACTCGCCTAGGGAAGGTCTGA
- a CDS encoding alkaline phosphatase family protein, whose translation MSVEPPTFQAASGAALCARHRQEPSAACKAPDPNGLRQRAVAWTCAFALTATLAAALSGCGGGSGSGSGGGGGAFSLPVPPPPQGVTPDAPSTPAANRTLVIDLDGATYGAVQSGIAAGTLPNLANLEVRLAYSGGVAGTPSQQPTLDTPGWATLLTGNWASRHQVMSEAPKQAVRTPTVFQMAREKSTGLNGAAVASAGLAQLLSSDHDSGYLDSLTDCSKDATASDCVTTQAAQLIGGDYATVLAQYRSTKDSALDFGLGSTQYAGTLVKLDKAVGTLVAATAKRPGDRWLIVVTGNHGFSANSQDDGLPLVPESSTFIGLNQPANIGAQGVGAALPEKLVDLYANASIADVAPTVLGHLNALPEAKNHAMDGGRLLGAQPVSQLTATVADNNFSSANVLLNWVAPAAGAITVLRDGQVIASKLPAGTASFTDNQFSQVVAGKGTYQFSYTVQAGDGTEAASRAVLSPPVSYVPPVPLAPTLRNGLVSYYPFSATLPPVDAMAHSTMGPAASDLPSAAGLVVPGPFPRSNGLLVDTNFVNTNGFEGYRLTPANGFDISTGTAPQFTIGFWFKAPSCVATSNVTIISNKSYVSGGNAGVAIGLFSSSGNLCGVAFNIGSGGGVRADGPTAPYTQITVNRWVYIAFSVDGVAKTMNMYVFDPVTSTTNRVAVGKSTGAVDLSKLSPFPHWGIGDDGTGTFLMNKCNGTATPPYFAGKCTVAPTYQHHFGDLAMWNRVLTDVELQSIFLSNKPLSTLPVN comes from the coding sequence ATGTCAGTCGAGCCACCCACTTTTCAAGCCGCTTCAGGCGCCGCCCTGTGTGCACGCCATCGACAAGAACCCTCCGCCGCATGCAAGGCGCCGGACCCGAACGGCCTGCGGCAACGCGCTGTCGCGTGGACGTGCGCCTTCGCGCTCACGGCCACGCTGGCCGCTGCACTGAGCGGCTGCGGTGGTGGCAGCGGCAGCGGCAGCGGTGGCGGTGGCGGGGCGTTTTCCTTGCCGGTCCCGCCGCCACCTCAAGGCGTGACACCCGACGCGCCTTCGACACCGGCTGCCAACCGCACGCTGGTCATAGACCTCGATGGCGCGACCTACGGCGCCGTGCAGAGCGGCATCGCCGCCGGTACGCTGCCGAACCTCGCCAATCTCGAAGTCCGGCTGGCCTACAGCGGCGGTGTCGCCGGCACGCCCAGCCAGCAACCCACGCTGGACACGCCCGGCTGGGCCACGCTTTTGACTGGCAACTGGGCCAGCCGACACCAGGTGATGTCGGAAGCGCCGAAGCAGGCCGTGCGAACTCCCACCGTGTTCCAGATGGCCCGGGAAAAGAGCACCGGCCTGAACGGCGCCGCCGTGGCCTCGGCCGGGCTGGCCCAGCTGCTGTCTTCGGATCACGATAGCGGCTACCTCGATTCGCTTACCGACTGTTCGAAGGATGCGACCGCCAGCGATTGCGTGACCACGCAGGCCGCGCAGTTGATCGGCGGTGACTACGCCACGGTGCTGGCCCAGTACCGCTCAACCAAGGATTCCGCGCTCGACTTCGGACTGGGTTCAACCCAGTACGCAGGCACGCTGGTCAAGCTCGATAAGGCAGTCGGCACGCTCGTCGCGGCCACTGCGAAGCGTCCAGGCGACCGCTGGCTTATCGTGGTGACTGGCAACCATGGCTTCAGCGCCAACAGCCAGGACGACGGGTTGCCGCTGGTGCCCGAATCGAGCACCTTCATCGGTCTCAACCAGCCCGCCAACATTGGCGCGCAAGGCGTTGGCGCCGCGCTGCCGGAAAAGCTGGTCGACCTGTACGCAAACGCCAGCATCGCCGACGTGGCGCCGACCGTGCTTGGCCATCTGAATGCGCTGCCCGAGGCAAAAAACCATGCCATGGACGGCGGTCGGCTGCTCGGCGCGCAGCCAGTCTCGCAGCTGACCGCGACAGTGGCCGACAACAACTTCTCCAGCGCGAACGTGTTGCTGAACTGGGTCGCGCCGGCGGCGGGCGCGATCACGGTCCTGCGCGACGGGCAGGTCATTGCGTCGAAGCTGCCGGCAGGCACCGCCTCGTTCACCGATAACCAATTCTCGCAGGTCGTTGCCGGCAAAGGCACCTACCAGTTCAGCTACACGGTTCAGGCCGGCGACGGCACCGAGGCCGCGTCGAGGGCCGTGCTCTCGCCGCCCGTGTCGTACGTTCCACCGGTGCCCCTGGCGCCGACGCTGAGGAATGGCCTAGTCTCCTATTACCCGTTCAGCGCGACGCTGCCGCCGGTCGATGCCATGGCACACAGCACCATGGGCCCGGCTGCCAGCGATCTTCCCTCCGCGGCCGGCCTGGTCGTGCCGGGGCCATTCCCGCGCAGCAACGGCTTGCTGGTGGACACGAACTTCGTCAACACCAACGGCTTCGAGGGCTACAGGCTCACGCCGGCCAACGGGTTCGACATCTCCACGGGCACAGCGCCGCAATTCACCATCGGGTTCTGGTTCAAGGCGCCTTCGTGCGTTGCCACGAGCAACGTGACGATCATCTCGAACAAGAGCTATGTCAGCGGCGGTAATGCCGGTGTTGCAATCGGACTGTTCTCCAGTTCGGGCAACCTGTGCGGCGTGGCATTCAACATCGGGTCGGGCGGCGGCGTGCGTGCGGACGGACCCACCGCCCCGTACACGCAGATCACCGTCAACCGCTGGGTGTATATCGCCTTTTCGGTCGACGGCGTGGCCAAGACCATGAACATGTATGTGTTCGATCCGGTGACGAGCACGACCAACCGCGTGGCCGTCGGCAAGTCGACCGGTGCCGTGGACCTTTCGAAGCTCTCTCCGTTCCCGCATTGGGGCATTGGCGACGACGGCACTGGCACCTTCCTGATGAACAAGTGCAACGGAACGGCCACGCCACCGTACTTCGCCGGCAAGTGCACGGTCGCACCTACGTACCAGCACCACTTCGGCGACCTCGCGATGTGGAACCGCGTGCTGACCGACGTCGAACTGCAATCGATCTTCCTGTCAAACAAGCCGCTGTCGACGCTTCCTGTCAATTGA
- a CDS encoding autotransporter domain-containing protein: MYSYEDRIRAVELYIKLSKRVRATIRQLGYPTKNALKGWYREYERRFDLPRGYARSKPKYSQEQKEVAVRHFLDHGRCIAFTIKALGYATVQQSSHDDWIVRAGLRLKGEMATAVGALQPYGRLNVYRSGKGTDIARFIGPSASTDVASSTGGTSTELATGATLALSTTTSLYGELSKLSASGGGARSSSGVNTSVGIKMRW, translated from the coding sequence ATGTATTCATACGAAGACAGAATTCGGGCGGTCGAGCTGTACATCAAGCTCAGCAAACGCGTCAGGGCGACGATTCGCCAGCTGGGGTATCCGACCAAGAATGCGTTGAAGGGCTGGTACCGGGAGTACGAGCGGCGGTTCGACTTACCAAGGGGCTATGCACGCTCGAAGCCCAAGTATTCTCAGGAGCAGAAGGAGGTAGCTGTCAGGCACTTCCTCGATCATGGGCGCTGCATCGCATTCACCATCAAGGCGTTGGGCTATGCCACGGTGCAGCAGAGCAGCCACGACGACTGGATCGTGCGCGCGGGGCTACGCCTGAAGGGCGAGATGGCGACCGCGGTCGGCGCGCTGCAACCCTATGGCCGGTTGAACGTCTACCGCAGCGGCAAGGGCACCGACATCGCGCGCTTCATCGGTCCGAGTGCTTCCACGGACGTGGCCAGCAGCACGGGTGGCACCAGCACCGAACTGGCGACTGGCGCGACGCTGGCGCTGTCGACCACAACTAGCCTCTATGGCGAGCTCAGCAAGCTCAGTGCCTCGGGCGGCGGTGCGCGCTCCAGCAGCGGCGTCAATACCAGTGTCGGAATAAAAATGCGCTGGTAG
- a CDS encoding DUF4148 domain-containing protein: protein MKTSQILAAAALSLFAVAGAQAETYEGVHTAASTKSREEVHAEAMRTASAPDQNVTRGSRVNSKVISNMQHPMDVDVQAQQGSSPVAK from the coding sequence ATGAAGACCTCGCAAATCCTCGCTGCGGCAGCCCTGTCCCTTTTCGCTGTCGCTGGCGCCCAAGCCGAAACCTACGAAGGCGTGCACACCGCCGCTTCGACCAAGAGCCGTGAAGAAGTCCACGCCGAGGCCATGCGCACCGCATCGGCTCCGGACCAGAACGTGACCCGCGGCTCGCGCGTCAACAGCAAAGTGATCTCGAACATGCAGCACCCGATGGACGTGGACGTTCAAGCCCAGCAAGGATCGAGCCCCGTCGCCAAGTAA
- a CDS encoding LysR substrate-binding domain-containing protein — MQANRGGSGPSAACSVGLSQPTPTQQVQALEHQHAVSSTGPSHRADERRRAASSHRAPDRIARSGLLQPTARQRGPAVKLGAVGPLHVLEMVDAYRKRYPRLDVSIRMGNSVSVFRGLEEYAVDIGVLASSCTGTILSRAGAKFAWRNCTGNRRFSARADRAPGARSTRRVRGRPVKGRHENRKPRGHPRSRRARLGIGAVSEAGAEFIPDHRLRAVRIQGAPAVTPTYLHCLQVRRESRVLAAFFHVALKRRRGAFDTAP; from the coding sequence GTGCAGGCGAACAGGGGAGGTAGTGGTCCTTCCGCAGCGTGCTCCGTGGGCCTGAGCCAGCCGACGCCGACCCAGCAGGTCCAGGCGCTGGAGCACCAGCATGCTGTTTCATCGACAGGGCCATCGCATCGAGCTGATGAGCGCCGGCGAGCGGCTTCTTCCCATCGCGCGCCGGATCGCATCGCTCGAAGTGGACTCCTACAACCTACTGCACGACAGCGGGGACCTGCAGTCAAGCTCGGGGCGGTCGGCCCGCTCCATGTGCTCGAGATGGTCGATGCGTACCGCAAGCGCTATCCGCGCCTGGATGTCTCGATCCGCATGGGCAATTCGGTGTCGGTGTTCAGGGGCCTGGAGGAATACGCCGTCGACATCGGCGTGCTGGCCTCTTCGTGCACCGGGACTATCCTTTCGCGAGCCGGGGCGAAATTTGCCTGGAGGAACTGCACGGGCAACCGCCGTTTCAGCGCGAGAGCGGATCGAGCACCCGGCGCTCGCTCGACGAGGCGCGTGCGCGGGCGTCCGGTCAAAGGTCGCCATGAAAATCGGAAGCCGCGAGGCCATCCGCGAAGCCGCCGCGCGCGGCTCGGCATCGGTGCCGTGTCGGAGGCGGGGGCGGAGTTCATTCCGGATCACCGCCTGCGCGCCGTTCGCATTCAGGGTGCCCCCGCTGTTACGCCCACCTACCTCCACTGCCTTCAGGTCAGGCGTGAAAGCCGCGTGCTCGCAGCCTTCTTCCACGTGGCCCTGAAGCGCCGCAGGGGCGCGTTCGACACTGCGCCTTGA
- a CDS encoding PhnD/SsuA/transferrin family substrate-binding protein, protein MPVKPFVATDYNGVIEALRSKKLNVAYLGPFLYLLASSMSNAEAFWGCGGKLGLPGGSSCIHTKTEFGRSSCTSSSANASGRRFASWGIRPRMR, encoded by the coding sequence ATGCCGGTCAAGCCCTTCGTTGCCACGGACTACAACGGCGTAATCGAAGCGCTGCGCTCCAAGAAGCTCAACGTGGCCTACCTCGGCCCATTCTTGTATTTGCTGGCCAGTTCGATGTCCAACGCGGAGGCCTTCTGGGGGTGCGGCGGAAAACTTGGACTACCAGGAGGTAGTTCATGTATTCATACGAAGACAGAATTCGGGCGGTCGAGCTGTACATCAAGCTCAGCAAACGCGTCAGGGCGACGATTCGCCAGCTGGGGTATCCGACCAAGAATGCGTTGA